A window from Pongo abelii isolate AG06213 chromosome 6, NHGRI_mPonAbe1-v2.0_pri, whole genome shotgun sequence encodes these proteins:
- the LOC100451087 gene encoding filamin-C-like: MAPGNYLIAIKYGGPQHIVGSPFKAKVTGPRLSRGHSLHETSTVLVETVTKSSSSRGSGYSSIPKFSSDASKVVTRGPGLSQAFVGQKNSFTVDCSKAGTNMMMVGVHGPKTPCEEVYVKHMGNRVYNVTYTVKEKGDYILIVKWGDESVPGSPFKVKVP; the protein is encoded by the exons ATGGCCCCTGGCAACTACCTCATTGCCATCAAGTACGGTGGCCCCCAGCACATCGTGGGCAGCCCCTTCAAGGCCAAGGTCACTG GTCCGAGGCTGTCCAGAGGCCACAGCCTTCACGAAACATCCACGGTTCTGGTGGAGACTGTGACCAAGTCCTCCTCAAGCCGGGGCTCCGGCTACAGCTCCATCCCCAAGTTCTCCTCGGATGCCAGCAAGGTGGTGACTCGGGGCCCTGGGCTGTCCCAGGCCTTCGTGGGCCAGAAGAACTCCTTCACCGTGGACTGCAGCAAAGCAG gCACCAACATGATGATGGTGGGCGTGCACGGCCCCAAGACCCCCTGTGAGGAGGTGTACGTGAAGCACATGGGGAACCGGGTGTACAATGTCACCTACACTGTCAAGGAGAAAGGGGACTACATCCTCATCGTCAAGTGGGGTGACGAAAGTGTCCCTGGAAGCCCCTTCAAAGTCAAGGTCCCTTGA